Within Lagopus muta isolate bLagMut1 chromosome 1, bLagMut1 primary, whole genome shotgun sequence, the genomic segment ACTAGCTGGGTCAGGTTCATATGAAAATACACAATTCCCTTGTGATGCAAAGACCTGCACAATATATCAGCACACACTTCTTTTACTTCTGTCATGtccattttaaaatgagattgtGACTTGAAACGTCAATGGTAGAGTTTTTGTTTTGCCCATTTCCAAGCAAAAAATGTTTCACTGttatttgtgttgtatttttcatcactgttttCCCAGTTCTTAAAATTCCAGTTAAAAACATAATGCTGTGTTCCCTAGAGGCATCAGAGGCAAGATGacatactgttttctttttcttcccattctcaGTTAGACAATAAAACTGACTAGGCATGTTCTTCAAGTAAATCCTTTATCCCAAGTACAGTGAAGTCAATTATGATTCATCTGTAGGTGCTTCTTTCTCTTGGCAGTATAAAGGAGTCTTTCACATGAGCTTTGCTAAAACACTTTGCCTATGGCCTGTTGAAACTTGAATGTTCTTCTTCAGGCCAAAACAAGCTCTGGAGCATGCTGTGCTGATTGTAAAGTGTGGAGGGTATAATGGAGTTTTACACCTTCATTTACAGTCCAGCCCCAGTTGTAGCTGGCTGGTGAGGTTTTCTAGAGTATTAGTGGCAGGCCTTGTGGCTTGCGCAGTAGTATTTTGGTCTGGGCTTAGGGGCACTGGCTGGATTAAAGGTCGTCCTTTTCTTTATGGTCTTAGACCTAACCTGGTCCAGGGCTAAGCCTGATGAAGAGTTAGCTGCTTTTACTTCAAATTCACTTGGTAAGTAGCTATGAGAGATAGTTAGGAGTCCTTAGTGGTTCTCACCGGAGGGTGTCCATAATAAGAAATAGCAAAATAGTGCATGCTAACTACTGTTGGTATCCTCAGAGACGCGTGACactaattttccctttttttttttttcttcctaaatgcACTTCTCAAGCATAAgatgaagaacagcagcagcctctgcccaCAGGTTTGCAGTCCCAGAATAGATTTCCGACAAAGTGGTCTCCAGAGCAGATGAtcaaacattttttcccatGCGAGAGCATTAGGTCCATTCTTATGTGGACTTTGCCTGGTCTACACCCTTTGAAGTTTATCTAGGACTTGctgagagaggaggaagagagagagatgggagGCAGCTAAAAGCTCTGTTCCCCTCCCTTTTCCCAAAAGTCATCTGATTTCTCGCAAATCTCTAATACGGACCAGATCTGTGCACTCCCCCACACAGCCGGAGCCAACAGGGTTGTGCAACTTGTTCTGGAAATTCCCTCTTCTGCTGAAAGCCGGTAAGCTTTTTTCTTGAATCACAACCTACCGGGAACGCTGGAACATCACACTGCTAGGGGGTGCTGCAACATTGCAGATGAAAGCTCTCTTCCCCATTCCACAGGCTTGGATACTTTTGGAgtgaaaagggaggaaaaagaaaaaaaagagaagagagaaagagaacataagggaaaagaagaacacATGGACTAGGGAGAGAAGGTAAATATTGCAAGCTTTAGAAAcgggaaacaaaaatattcctgaGTGCCGCTGTCTGACAACTAGAAGGCTCAGTGCGTGCTGCCCCCAGGTTGCGGTGCTGGGGAGAACGAATTGGGTCCCTTGGTTGGGAGGTGCTTTCTGTCAGTTTGTTAGGCTCTATAATGTTCTTTGGAGGCACTGATGGACATAAAAGAAGGACATGAGTTCCTCTGAATAACGACATAGAGATTACTGCACCATTTTGTCAACAGTGAGACCAGCATCCATCCTCAGTGCTTGGGGTTGCTGTATGCAGGAAGGAGTAGTGAATAATCTTGCATTTAAGGCAAATCATTGGTGAATTTTCTGCAAGCTTAGTGTGTTAGTCCTTGACGTGTGTAACAGGCATGTAGAAGTACAGGTGACATTAATCAATCCCACTGTTTTTTTTGTCCCAGGCAAAGTCCAATCCCTGAATGTTTTCAGGAAAGAAGATCAGCTTTTTCCAGATGTGGTAAGTTTCTCAATCTCCATTGGGGCAGGCTTattcataatttcattttataaatggtgtttttcttttaatctaaaGATTCTGGAATCTGAATGCGTCTGTTCCCCAGGCAGCCTTCAAAACAGGATAGTGAAGCAAGAAATATGATTTAAGACCCTTCTATGCAATTTCTGCAACATTACCATTCCTCTACAGCTGGAGAGAAGCAAAGATCAGCATGGAAGTTGtgctctttcagtttgaaattctGCAGGAGAAGACAAGCCCCACATCTGGTTGTTGGACCTCTAAAGACAGGAACAATACTGTTTGCTACACACAGCCAAAACTAGCCTTTTCACTAGGGACTGTGTGCATATGGAGATGCAGAAGACTTCTGcaatgtaatttttcttcctcttttctcaggtACCTTATCTTCTTCTGTCATCCTGTCTGGGCTGATGCAGCCTCCATGTACGGTGAGATCTTGTCACCCAATTATCCTCAGGTGTACCCAAATGATCTGCAGGAATCTTGGGAAATCCAGGTCCCTCCAGGATATGGCATTCGCCTTTATTTCACGCATATAGATCTCGAACCTTCACAGAACTGCGAATATGACTCTGTAAAGGTACTGTCCCTCCCTATTCTcatcaagagagaaaaagacaagaagtcGAGGTATAGCGTatagcagcagggctgcataCAAAGCTCAAGGCTGGAAGAAGAGATGCACTCTTTCTGTTATGATCCCAAATAAGCCCAAATGACTGGAAATATCTGTGCTAACAGTCTCTACGTTGATGTAAGTTTACTTTGGAATGATATGAGCACTGTCTGTCGACTGAGCACAATATCTGTACTGCACTTCCTGTGTTCCTCTCATATCCATTGGAAGAGCCCACTAACACCTCCATATTGTATTCAGAATTAGTCCATGAGTGAACATAAACAATTAATGAAAGTGGAGATTGATTGGTAATGACTAAAGTTAAAAACAATCAAGAGATCTGTGCGTGGATAGTGGctactcagaaaaaaatgcagtggcCTATTGTCCCAATCTTTGCACCTATTTAAAACGTAAAACATTTGTTATCTGAAAAACCACAACAGGTATCTCAAAGCAGGGAAGTCAGTAAGAGGAAACGTTCCTCAAGGATCCTACATATGGCAAGAAATTTGTTCTCTAGGGATTCTGTTCAGTTTTACCTTGTCTGACTGTCTTCTGCCCTTGACCATCTCTGGATGAAAAAGTAGCTTTAGGCCTTCTGCTGTGACGTGGCTGTGCCCTAAGAGAGAAATCTAAATGTCATGAGAAATGAATGCAACTTACTAGCTTTTGATTAGTTGTCTACAAACTAGAGGACTCAAGTACTGGTAATTACACATATTTCAGTAATGAGGCAACACCTTTCTGAAATCTGCAGATCCTGTCTGGTGGCCATGTTGAAGGTTTGCtctgtgggaagaagaaaaCTCGTGCCCCTGGCTCCTCGATTGTGGAGGAATTTTATGTCCCTTATAACACCCTGACTATGACCTTCCAATCAGACTTTTCCAATGAGGAGCGTTTCACTGGTTTTGCAGCCTACTATGTTGCTGTAGGTAAGGTTAAAACAGACTTCTCTGAATCTCTGTAGTGTTCAAGAataggaggggggggggaagctgGGGGAAGCTGTACAAATGGGTTTCCTTATGAAAAAGTCCTATTTACAAGAAATCCAGACAGACAGGACTGCTTTCCATTGTGGTCAGTCTAAGTGCTGCCTTCaagacattttttccttgttgtttgCTAGTATTTACTTCActttctcatcttcctcctgCCCTTAGGGCCTGCTTCTAACCTgacatattttcttctcacaCTTGCAGACTTAGATGAGTGCACGGATTTTGTGGAGGAACCTTGCAGTCATTACTGTAATAATTATATTGGAGGTTATTTCTGTACCTGCCCACCAGATTATTTCCTCTATGAAGATAAGAAAACATGTGGAGGTAAGAGATCTACATGAGTTGTGGTCAACAAAAAGAGTTAATTTAGGCTAAGTGGGATATTGTGCTTGAAAGAGTTTCTCTGCTATCCCTCTCAGTCAGTCACAGCAGATATATTATAATGACAAGGGCATCCCAGTGTAAATCTGAACTGGTAGTAGACTGTGTCTGTGAATTTTTAGCATTCTTTTTGTGTGGTATCAAGAAAACTAAGGAAGTTTTATACAACGTTCTCTAAAGACTGTGACAGAGATCCCTCTTAgcatactgtatttcttttaattcctgACAAAACAAAGTAGTtcaaagaagataaaaacacaAGGCTACTTGGcttgactggaaaaaaaaacaaacaaactgcaaaGTCACAAATGAGACATACAGAAAGAGGTACAAGATGAGAACCTACAGAGGGTCTAAATCATAAGTggaaggtttaaaaaaaaaaagatggagggagaaagggaggacACTAAGCAAGGCGAACAAAATTAGTGATATGCTGAAGCTGTTCTCTAGTACTGAGGACACCAGGAAGTTGTCTTCCAAATGATGGACAAGTAGGCATGGCAGGTGAAGCCACTCAAAGTTAAGGTCCCTCATAAACTGAATAAGGAGTTGtgattgttttcagtttcttggGAAAATGCAGTATTAGATGTGATTAGTGCTGGTGACTGGAGAGACTGGAGATACAGTGGAAGAAGGAAAGCTCATCTGCTTCATAATTGAACCATTTCCTTGTTGAgtcctttctctgctccttaATCCTAGTGAACTGCAGTGGCAATGTCTTCACTGAGCCATCAGGGGAGATTGCTAGTCCAAACTATCCCAATCAGTACCCAGAGAACTCACAGTGCAAGTACCAAGTGGCTCTGAGGCCAGGCTACTTTGTGGCATTGACCATACGCAGTGAAGACTTTGATGTGGAACCAGCCGACTCAAAAGGGAGTTGCCACGACAGTTTAATAGTAGGTATGGGGTAGGGAGGAAGTCAGGATGCTCTGGGTTTCCCCAGAGACGTCCTCATATTCAGAAGACCTTTGATTGTTTACCTTGAATTTCATCTATGCTGCCTTTTAAAGTTTTTGGGAatactaaaaaataaagttattagGAATCTCTCTGTGAGTACATGTTGTATTTCATCACTTCTTCTTGTTCGTTATTTTCCCAGCTTGTCTCTGGAAAGCAGCGTTATGGTCCCTATTGTGGCAGTAAATTCCCAGGTCCTCCTGAAATCAAAACTAGGAGCAACATTCTTGACATAATTTTCCAGACTGACCATGTGGTACAGCACAAAGGCTGGAAAATACGCTACTATGCTGAGCGTGAGTATACACTTAGCAGTACATTCCCTCTGCTGATGAGCTAGGGAAAGACCTTCCCCCTGGTCAGATTCATGATACAACAACATGTTAACTTGCTCAGGCTGCTGGGTTTAATATTCACAGCTAAGGAGCTATTAACTAAACAGAGGATGCCTGTAAACTAGAGAGAATAATCGCTATGAAGAAAGAAGTTTGTTACTTGAAGAAAATCTTGAAGTAAATCTTGAATCAGTTAATCACTGATTTCCTCTTATCTCTTCAAAGCCATAACCTGTCCCCTGAGTGTCATTCCCAATTCTGTTCTTGACCCAAAGAAGGACAGGTATATCTTCTCGGACAATGTGAAGGTGACATGTATGGAAGGCTATGAAATTGTGAGGGTAAGTTacacaaaaaaagcatatgCCCTCTTTGCCCCTCCCGGCAGCTTCCTGCTGCTACTTCCCATCATTGAGCAAAAGAGCTCAATGTTTTTGCCACAACTGTATCAAGTGCAAACTTTTTCCAGCAACTGCAGCATCCTGAGGAACCTCCACTAGAGTGTCTATTTCAGATACATCTCATGGTCAGTGACTTATATGTGTCATGTTCTTTTCCATAGCAATATGACAGCATCACGACTTTTCACTCCAGTTGTCAGAACAATGGTGAATGGAGCAACTCTAATTTCAGCTGTATTCGTAAGTGATCTGTCTCTGTATCGTGGGAAACAGACTTTAATGAAGTAAAATGCACTAAACACACAATCTCCAGACTAGGAGAACAATGAAGGACTGGGATGTGAGCATGCTGAGAGGACAGAGGAACTAAGCATGGATGACCATACAGGGATCAACAGAGCTGTGTGGTTTCCCATACTACAGAATAATCACATTGTTTGGTGAAGATACCCCTTTGATTGTCtttgattgtttgtttcttctctacAGCTGTGAACTGTGGTGATCCCAGTCCTATTGACAACGGTAAATATGACTACATCTCTGAACTTCATGAGCCTCTGTACCAAGCTACTGTCCAGTACTTCTGCAAAGCACCTTACTATACACTACAAAACAAAGGGGAAGGTAAGCGTTGtgtctgctgcagaaacatATTTACTTCATGAAAGGCCTAAGAATTAGTACTGCCATTGTTCATGGAGCTGGTATGATATACCCCATTAAGTCAAAGCTGTGAAAAGATTCTTCCTGGTGTGGGGTTGCAGGCAGTGGTTTTGTGTTCCTTTTGTGTTTAACATACTGAAGTGATGTCTTTAATAGGGGTGTTGACCTCAGATGTATTAGCAAGTCCTATCTTCATTTGTCTGGTATATGAACCACAAAGATTTTTACCACACATTTCTGATGGGGAAGTAAAGGACTTAAGAAGCCTATTAGACGAGGTTCCTCCTAAGCAGGGGCAGAAGCACCCTGGTGGAGTTCTCTGCTTTTAGAGAGATCTCACCAATGTTTATCAAGCTGTGCTTGCTTTGGAAATGATAAGGTTAATATACTGTCTTATATAATAACAGTGCTTACGCTGTCTTCATCTTGATTGTATCTTTCTGGCGctcttttcttgtgttttcaaaGCGGTATATCAATGCTCAGCCAGTGGACAATGGATCAATGAAGAAATGGGAACAGAGCTACCAACATGTGTTGCAGGTACTATCAAAACCTGTGaatacatatgcacacataGTGTGCTTCTTTCATTTACTCTGTTTCTGCGTACCTTCAAGTGTGCACATTCAGTTCTTCAGATCTCTGACTGTTCTGTACGTAGCAAAAAGACTGACAGGTCAAAAGAGATGTCCAGCAATAGCAAGTGTTTCTTCCCTCAGTCTCTCCTAAACAATATTGAGAACTATAGCTTTTCTTCAAACCCTCCTTGGGTTCAGTTTCCATCAATCACTGGTGATGCGACACTATAGGGAAAATTCACTACTCTCACTTGAAGTCTAAATCTAAACCCTAAGTGCCTTAGGAGCACATGTCCTTCAGTATTCAGCAATGCTTAACAGGTCTGAAAGCTTAAGCAATATCTCTATCCAAGACTTTCTTGTCCTCTCATTGTATTAATGGGAGAAACTGGGGAGGAAAGTGCATGGGTACTTTGtctgctcctcactgctggCAGTTATGGCTGAGTATTAACTTCCAGATCATAAAGAGAGTTTAAAATTGTATGTATTCTGGACACTGTTCAGCTTAACAACCTCTCTTAATGGAGGCAAAATTCCTACCACTATCTGTACACAATGCCTCTTTGCTACTCCATACTCTTAAAACCTCATTTTAAAGTACAAGGCCCAGCTGAAGACTGTTCGACTCTCTTACAAGCCAGGTCAGTCAGTGACTTGGACTATACCAGTGCACAGTGCAAAAGTCAAATTGAAAGATGAAGCTCAAATAACATGCAACCAAAAAGAAGGTTACAAAGAATGTGAAGCCAGATTTTCTCAGAGAGACATAGAGACACAAGGCAATAAAAGGCAATGAGCACAAATTTAAACAAAGTAAATTCTGGTAGTGTTTGTGGAAGAATGTTTCCCAGAGTACTGAAACCGTGGTTCAGAGAGGCTGGGTAATCACCACCCTTAGAAATGCTCATAAGTCACCTAGCAGAGCCACCAAGCAACTTTGCTTTGCAGTTAGGAGGATGGGGAAGGGCAGTTAGGGGTGAGCAAGGGTTGAACCAGAGATGTCCAGAGGCCccttcttctgcttcatttgaaTTGAAAGCTACTTACCAGCTATATTTCTTTCCTTAGTCTCTGACAATATAACTAAGGGTTCAGTTCAAAACAGACAATGTGAAAAGCAATCAATTTCCTATCCGTGTAATAATGACCAGCCTCATTTTTGCCCATATGCCACATTCTGCATAACCTGATGGAACATTTTATTCAAAGAGCACAGAGCATTTCTGCACCCACAGGACTCAGATAAGATCTCCACTGACCTATTGCTTAAGATTTTACATACTaaaaaatggaaagggaaaatggaaaaacatcaATAACACATATGAACACCTAATCTGAGACTATCTGTAgttcacacacatgcacaaaacaAATCCTTTCGAAGAGTAGTGTCTTTAATTCTTCtaagtatttaaaatgtattttttataatatttgaaaaaaatatttatttttacctacAGGACATAagtcagcaaagcaaaaatgctaACTGCAACACAATGAAATTTTGAGCTTAGGCAAAACCAGCGCTGATTGGTTGACAACAGCTGTGAAATTTAGCGTTACAGAACAAGAATTTGAGAATGAGCATTTTCAGCCTAAATTGAGTGTTTGATAGGATTTTTGCTTGAATTTTCTTGAATTTCTCTGTAAATGCTCCCTTCAAATTCTATGAATTCTATGACATAGAATATAAACAGAAGTTAGTTGCTCAGAATCAAAAATGATTTAGAAGATACAAGTGAGGACTATGGGCATTTTACTATTACCAGATAAACCTCTAACTGCTAGTTCTCCCATCTggttcttcatttttcttttccttctagtCTGTGGCATACCTAGTAATCCTATCCGAGAGACAGGAAAGATTTTTGGAGGAACTCGTGCAGAAAAAGGCAACTTTCCCTGGCAGGTGTATTTTGAACACCCAAGAGGAGCTGGTGTGCTCATCTCTGAAAGATGGGTAATGACTGCAGCTCATGTGCTGGATGGATATGACATGCCTAGCATGTTTGCTGGGACAATAAATATTGGTGGAAGAGCTTTATATGAAGAAGGCAAGCGTCTGGTTCCAGAGGCATCATTCATCCATCCaggctggaagaggctgcccacAGGCTCTCACAGGACTGATTTTGATAATGATATTGCACTACTGAAGCTGAAGGAACCTGTGGAGATGGGTCCAAACATCTCACCCCTCTGTCTTCCTGGTAAATCACCTGAATATGAGCTACAAATAGGGACTCTAGGCTATATTGCTGGCTGGggatggagagagaaaggaagactgCCCAATTATCTTTGGAAGGCCCAGATTCCTGTGGTGGACATGGACAAGTGCCGTTCTGTGAAACCAGAGGGCTCTGCTGATTCCAGTGCATACCGATTCACCGACAATATGATCTGTGCTGGTGGTAGCAAGGACAGCTGTAAGGGAGACAGTGGTGGAGCTTATTCCATCCAAGATCCTCTTAATAGCAGCCAGTCTTATGTGGCTGGGTTGATCTCCTGGGGACCAAGATGCGGTACCTTTGGTCTCTACACCAAGGTAGTGCGTTATTTGGACTGGATTACTGAGACTATGAATAAACATGAGATGAAGCCCAGCAGAATTAGCTGATGAGCTCTTTCTCCCTTTAGCACAGTCACTCTTCTTAAATGTAATGGTTACGTATTCTGGTAGTAAGACTGGCTATGATTCTGTTCACTTTTCATGTATAACAGGGTAACTCACTGTGTCTGTGCGGAGTGAGTAGAGAGTCAGGAATATGtattgttttttccctctgtcaCTGTGGCTGGTAAGGGAATTTCACTTTCTTCCACACATTACTATGAGGAAGCATAAGAGGAAGATGCTACTCTGTATAAGGAGGCTCCTTCTGTTTCctctcagtttttctgtttcattttccccACTTGATTAAGACATACCCATGCCCTACCTGACAGGGAGATCACAATGAAGAGGAGAGAGAATAATTGTTAGTCCCAGGATAGGTTCAAAGCCTAGtttctgatttctgtatttcctaTATTGTTCAGAATATCTAATGGCATTAAAGAATGTCCAAACTTGCTTCCCATGTGTGCATTGTCCTTCTCCTTCTCAGTCTAGACCTAGATCTCCCTGAAATTAAATCAGGTACTGAGTCACATACTGAACCAACATATTGCCAGCTTTTGTCAAGCTCTAACTTACACTACCTTACTTCTCTACGTAAGAGTTTCTATGAAGTTCTTCTGAGTTAGTTGCAGCACACTGACCAACCACCACCAGCAACAGAACCTCACTTCAGTCTTCTGAATCAGGATAAGCAGAACAGAATATCTTCAAAACTCTTATTTAACTGTACCTAGGGCTTATTTTTTCAAACTTTATTGTGTGAGATAAGAAATAAAGATTGCCTGATTTTGGGAAGGTAGTATTATGGGAGAAGATAACCTAATATGTGTTAAGAGTGTCTTCTGCTCCAGAACACTACTTGAAATCCAAATCCCTCACAGTAATCTTTTGACTAAGATGGTCAGGGGACTGGTGCAGATAGCATATGAAGAAAGATGATAGAAACTGTTCAGTTTGAATACAAAGAAGTTAAGAAAGGGATCTGACTACTGTCTTCAGCTACCTAAAAGAGGATTAGACAGCAGGCTCTTCAAAAAGgtaaagagagagaagagacaATGGGCACTGAAACATGTACCATAGAAGATTGAGGAACCTCTGTTATACTGAATATCTGCACAGCTTGCCCAGGAAAGACCCTGAAGTTCCAAAGTTAGTCCTACAATCATCAGGATATTGGATGCTGTCTCTTGGAGCTTAAATTTTTCTGAAAGTCTAGTAAGTGGTGAGGATGATGTGTGCATCTTCTGGGAGACTTCATATAGACTTCTGCACTCAACTCAAGCACATTCCATTTCTCAGTATGTGTAACaagcaaaatgttattttattgcAGGGTTGCAACTGCATGTTCCAACTTTAATCTAGTTTTACAGTCATTCTTCCATGTTGCTATTGTACGCCCATCTCATCTTCCATCTTATGCAGCGCAAAAGGGAATCGTTCCTTTTGCACAGTTAGGACTGCAATTTTAGCCCACCTGCAGAATCTGGTTGACATTAAATTGAATCAGTCAGctgtgtgccctggtggccaatAGGGCCAACCATACCCTGACGTGCATCAGGCCCAGCATTGACAGTGGCAAGAGGAAAAGGGATTGTCCCATTCTGCTCTGCTCTAGTGTAGCCTCACTTTaggcactgtgtgcagttttgagGACCACAATATAAGAAGGATGTCAAACTATTAGAGAgaatccaaaggagggctacaaagatggtgaagggtctggaggagcAGCTCAAGTCCCTTAGCTCAACACacaggaggctgctgggaggCCTCATGGTGACCAGCAGCTCCTTGCAAGGGGAGCAAAGGAGCAGTGCTGAACTCCAttctctggtgacagcaacagggctgAGGGAATGGAattgtgtcaggggaggggcaggtGGGGGatagggaaaggttcttcaccagaagatgaagaagatggggccctggaacaggctgctcacagcaggaggCATGGCCCCAAGcagctggagttcaagaagcatttaaacACCGCTCTCAGGCATATAGTCTCATTTTTGGGTGATCCTGGGGGCCAGGGGTTGGACGCAGTTTCTACAGAAACTGAGGGAAAGTTGTCTATCTTCCTTGTCAGATTCACAAATTTTCCTAGttcactgcaaagcaaaagacAATTATGATGGCTTCTCcgtattttttcctaatttttacAATGACTGAAGAAttgaatattttgttgtttttgtcacCTGAACTCACTGAGCATCGCAGAAATTTTGTTTCTGGAATATGGAATATTCCCTAACTGCGTATGCCTCAGTCTCCATTCCCTCTCCAAAGACTGGGGTTAGTTCACTGCTTCTGTGGAACTGGATATCTTAAGTACTTAACAGCCGGCTGAACATGATtcagcaatgtgcccaggtggccaggaGAGCCAGTGGCATCCAGGCTGGTATGAGAAACAGCGCAGTCAGCAGGAGCACCATGGAGGtggctctggtgaggctgcacctcaagcactgtgctcagttttggacCACTCACTACTAGAAAGATATTGAGCTTCTGGAgcatgtccaaagaagggcaacaaagctggtgaagggactggaacaggttttatgaagagcagctgagggaactcggattgttcattctggagaagaaaaggctcaggGGACACATTCTGGCTTTCTACAATTACGTGAAAGGAGACCGTGGTGAGGTGGGGTTCAGCCTCCTTTCCCAGGTAGCTAGAGATAGCataagaggtaatggccttaagttgcaccaggggaagttcagattggatagttggaaaaatttcttctcagaaagagtggtgaatTACTGGCatgggctgtgcagggaggttgtggagtcacCATcgctggaggttttcaagaaaagggtagacGTGGCACTGGatgacatggtttagtgggcatggtgacaatgggttgatggttggagtagatgatcttagtggtcttttccaccctaatgattctatgattctgcaatcATGCCTTTGCTCTGTATTGCCCATAAAATTGGCAAAATCAACAGAATTCTGTTCGTGAGTGTGTTTATATTGAGCATACAATTTCACAGATCAATCCTCAGGGTGTATTAACTTGAAAGCAAATGAGAGATCTTGACACTAGAGATCTGGATCTGGACCATAGGTCTtgctctgaaaacagagcaaagagaCTGGGGTGATCTCACACCCAGGG encodes:
- the C1S gene encoding complement C1s subcomponent translates to MFSGKKISFFQMWYLIFFCHPVWADAASMYGEILSPNYPQVYPNDLQESWEIQVPPGYGIRLYFTHIDLEPSQNCEYDSVKILSGGHVEGLLCGKKKTRAPGSSIVEEFYVPYNTLTMTFQSDFSNEERFTGFAAYYVAVDLDECTDFVEEPCSHYCNNYIGGYFCTCPPDYFLYEDKKTCGVNCSGNVFTEPSGEIASPNYPNQYPENSQCKYQVALRPGYFVALTIRSEDFDVEPADSKGSCHDSLILVSGKQRYGPYCGSKFPGPPEIKTRSNILDIIFQTDHVVQHKGWKIRYYAEPITCPLSVIPNSVLDPKKDRYIFSDNVKVTCMEGYEIVRQYDSITTFHSSCQNNGEWSNSNFSCIPVNCGDPSPIDNGKYDYISELHEPLYQATVQYFCKAPYYTLQNKGEAVYQCSASGQWINEEMGTELPTCVAVCGIPSNPIRETGKIFGGTRAEKGNFPWQVYFEHPRGAGVLISERWVMTAAHVLDGYDMPSMFAGTINIGGRALYEEGKRLVPEASFIHPGWKRLPTGSHRTDFDNDIALLKLKEPVEMGPNISPLCLPGKSPEYELQIGTLGYIAGWGWREKGRLPNYLWKAQIPVVDMDKCRSVKPEGSADSSAYRFTDNMICAGGSKDSCKGDSGGAYSIQDPLNSSQSYVAGLISWGPRCGTFGLYTKVVRYLDWITETMNKHEMKPSRIS